The Deltaproteobacteria bacterium sequence GCGGCGTCCCCCCGCAAGCCGCGGGCGCGCCTGGGCCTCTAGAGGTCGCGCCGGGCGCGCGTCGCCCTGGTTAGCTCGCGCTCCGGCCGCCCATGACTGCCCTCGGGCCGAGCTTGGCTTCGAGGGTGCGGACGCGTTCCTCCAAGTCGAGGATCTGGCGCGCGCTCTGCTGACGCTCGCTGAGGCTGGCCCTGCGCTTCTCCTCGAGCTCGTTTGCCAGGCTGCGGGCGTAGCGCTCGGCCTCGGTGTGGCGGCGCATGGCGGCCACGGCGGTGTAGAGGGCGGCTGCTGCGGCGGCGAGGAGGAGGGCGAGGGCCGCGTTCGCCCACGGCCACAGCCTCCCCAGGCGTTCGAGCCGGGTCGCCCGCGCCTGGGCGACCGCCGACTCGGTGCGGGCCTCCTCGGCGGCGCGCCCGAGGCGCTCGGCCTCGACCCTCTGTTCCCCCGCGATGCGCTTCAACCGCGCGTTCTCCGCCTCGAGCGTCGCCGTCCGGTCGCCCAGCGCACGCGCGGCCGCGTTCGGGATGCGGTAGACGAAGCCGGCCCCCACCCTGGTG is a genomic window containing:
- a CDS encoding LysM peptidoglycan-binding domain-containing protein, whose product is MLAAILLFAVGPAAAEPLFTLSEDGKTFLYRARPGDHPGGVAEMFGISQRDVPAFLAANGISDATRVGAGFVYRIPNAAARALGDRTATLEAENARLKRIAGEQRVEAERLGRAAEEARTESAVAQARATRLERLGRLWPWANAALALLLAAAAAALYTAVAAMRRHTEAERYARSLANELEEKRRASLSERQQSARQILDLEERVRTLEAKLGPRAVMGGRSAS